A window from Felis catus isolate Fca126 chromosome B1, F.catus_Fca126_mat1.0, whole genome shotgun sequence encodes these proteins:
- the NEUROG2 gene encoding neurogenin-2, with protein sequence MFVKSETLELKEEEDVLVLLGSASPASAALTPLSSSADEEEEEELGASGGARRQLGAEAGPGGLGGPSAGAEGCRPARLLGLVHECKRRPSRARAVSRGAKTAETVQRIKKTRRLKANNRERNRMHNLNAALDALREVLPTFPEDAKLTKIETLRFAHNYIWALTETLRLADHCGGGGGGLPGALFSETVLLSPGSASASLSSNGDSPSPASTWSCTNSPAPSSSASSNSTSPYSCTLSPASPAGSDMDYWQPPPPDKHRYAPHLPIVRDCI encoded by the coding sequence ATGTTTGTCAAATCCGAGACCTTGGAGTTGAAGGAGGAAGAGGACGTGCTGGTCCTGCTCGGCTCGGCCTCCCCCGCCTCGGCTGCCCTCACCCCGCTGTCGTCCAGCGCCgacgaggaggaagaggaggagctggGCGCGTCGGGAGGGGCGCGACGGCAGCTTGGGGCCGAGGCCGGGCCCGGGGGGCTGGGCGGCCCGTCGGCCGGAGCTGAGGGCTGCCGGCCAGCGCGGCTGCTGGGTCTGGTGCATGAATGCAAGCGGCGCCCCTCCAGGGCGCGGGCCGTTTCCCGCGGCGCCAAGACAGCCGAGACCGTGCAGCGCATCAAGAAGACCCGTAGACTGAAGGCCAACAACCGTGAGCGCAACCGCATGCACAACCTCAATGCGGCGCTGGACGCGTTGCGCGAGGTACTCCCCACGTTTCCGGAGGACGCCAAGCTTACCAAGATCGAGACCCTGCGCTTTGCCCACAATTATATCTGGGCGCTTACCGAGACCCTTCGCCTGGCGGACCACTGCGGGGGTGGCGGCGGAGGCCTGCCGGGGGCGCTCTTTTCCGAGACCGTGTTGCTGAGTCCAGGAAGCGCTAGCGCCTCCCTGAGCAGCAACGGAGACAGTCCGTCGCCTGCCTCCACCTGGAGCTGCACCAACAGCCCGGCGCCGTCCTCCTCGGCGTCCTCCAACTCCACCTCCCCCTACAGCTGCACTTTATCTCCTGCCAGCCCGGCTGGTTCTGACATGGACTATTGGCAGCCCCCACCTCCCGACAAGCACCGCTACGCACCTCACCTCCCCATAGTCAGGGACTGTATCTAG